A stretch of DNA from Brevibacterium sp. CBA3109:
TCGGTGTGAAGGTGAATGCCGTTTGGGGGGTATGGCGCAATTGGTAGCGCACCTGCTTTGCAAGCAGGGGGTTAGGGGTTCGAGTCCCCTTACCTCCACCAGATGACGAAGGCTCCGGACCGAATCGGTCCGGAGCCTTCGTTGTGAAGAACTTCCCTCGTGCCCCGCACTCTCTCCACTTCCGGTCTCTTTTCGCTCTCTGTTCGGAATAAGTCCGCCCTCATCATCGTTGTCTGCTACATCCGCGAGTGTCGTTCGCAGTTTCCGAACTCGCACTCGCCTTCCGGGGCAGATGGCTGCAGACGCCAGTTCGGCCCTTGATCACATCACTCGATCGGAGATCCTCTTTGTCCAGCGACACCTCACCCTCCCGTCCCAACGATTCGCGGACTGAGTCCATCAATCCTGCGGGGATGCGGGTGATCTGGCTGCTTCTGGTGGCTGCCTTCGTAGCGATCCTCAACGAAACGACGATGGCCATCGCGATCCCCGAGCTCAACGTTGCCCTCGGGATCCCCCCGGAGCTCGGTCAGTGGCTGACCAGCGCGTTCATGCTCACCATGGCCGTCGTGATTCCCACGACCGGTTTCCTCCTGCAGCGCTTCACCACCCGTCAGATCTTCCTGGCAGCAATGATTCTGTTCTCAGCTGGCACCCTGATCTGTCTCGTGGCTCCGGGCTTCACCGTCCTGCTCGTCGGACGCGTCGTCCAGGCTGCGGGCACCGGCATCATGATGCCGCTGCTCATGACAACGATCATGAATGTCGTCCCTGCCCACTCGCGCGGTCGGATGATGGGTCGGGTCGGCCTGGTCATCTCGCTCGCTCCCGCAATCGGTCCGACGATGTCGGGCATCGTGCTCGATTCCCTAGGATGGCGTTGGCTGTTCGCCATCGTCCTCCCCATCGCGCTCATCGCTCTCGGCTTCGGCGCCAAGTGGATGACCAATCTGGGTGAGAGCACCCATGCGCCGATCGACATCGTCTCCGTCGTGCTCTCGGTCCTCGCCTTCGGCGGCATCGTCTTCGGCCTCAGCCAGTTCGGTGGGGGCCACGATGGGGGCGGCTCCACCACCGGTTTCGCGTGGACTGCAATCGCTGCGGGACTCGTCTTCCTGGGTTT
This window harbors:
- a CDS encoding MDR family MFS transporter, whose translation is MSSDTSPSRPNDSRTESINPAGMRVIWLLLVAAFVAILNETTMAIAIPELNVALGIPPELGQWLTSAFMLTMAVVIPTTGFLLQRFTTRQIFLAAMILFSAGTLICLVAPGFTVLLVGRVVQAAGTGIMMPLLMTTIMNVVPAHSRGRMMGRVGLVISLAPAIGPTMSGIVLDSLGWRWLFAIVLPIALIALGFGAKWMTNLGESTHAPIDIVSVVLSVLAFGGIVFGLSQFGGGHDGGGSTTGFAWTAIAAGLVFLGFFAWRQLMLQKDDRALLDLRVFSAKNYVIAVIIMAVVSLAMFGTFSLLPLYLQNVAGLNATQSGLVLLPGSILMGVLAPVMGRIYDARGPRTLLIPGSVMIAASMFAYSMVGVGTPTWVLVVIQTVMSLGLAGSFTPLFSASLGSLDRKLYSHGSAALNTMQQVAGAAGTALLISIYSSALHSGEAAGRSVAESGAPGAHNAFLLATAITLVPVVLAFFIKKPEDQESAPAEEVPLVPETPAT